In Zea mays cultivar B73 chromosome 7, Zm-B73-REFERENCE-NAM-5.0, whole genome shotgun sequence, the following proteins share a genomic window:
- the LOC100304006 gene encoding uncharacterized protein LOC100304006 precursor, whose amino-acid sequence MAQQRLLALLLVAALLVLSCSQGLVEARKVQVRRAPLGGGRLLPEAMMAYTTTDYGPPTANTNTHGGMVPSPDDPSSPPTH is encoded by the exons ATGGCGCAGCAGAGGCTTCTCGCTCTCCTCCTGGTGGCGGCCCTCCTCGTGCTCTCCTGCTCGCAAG GGCTGGTGGAAGCGCGGAAGGTGCAGGTGCGGCGCGCGCCCCTCGGCGGCGGCCGCCTGCTTCCGGAGGCGATGATGGCGTACACGACGACGGACTACGGGCCCCCCACTGCCAACACCAACACCCACGGCGGCATGGTCCCGTCGCCGGACGAcccctcctcgccgccgacgcacTGA